In the Nicotiana tabacum cultivar K326 chromosome 16, ASM71507v2, whole genome shotgun sequence genome, one interval contains:
- the LOC107832154 gene encoding large ribosomal RNA subunit accumulation protein YCED homolog 2, chloroplastic, which yields MARAGSWISSRSSISQPQPIKPFYFSPNNTKASLKRNDFSLITKRSQRASKRLVTISTSDGRWHGEWKCDYIFSLGDLQLEELAEDGHKDTQVSISLCIHKHTGFGLSVDGRVITSFTRKCSNCSSPYCREIDASFKVWVLPSSREKGSATDELPVLGWDDPSVIYVKPGFEADLDSLIQDTISLAAAVKETCSKSCEKSEPKLQPLGKQNAASIDRRWSRLLELKKVTSMKSQ from the exons ATGGCAAGAGCTGGAAGCTGGATATCATCAAGAAGCTCCATATCCCAACCACAACCTATTAAACCCTTCTATTTTTCCCCAAACAACACCAAAGCTTCATTAAAACGAAATGACTTCTCATTG ataacaaaaagaagtCAAAGGGCTTCAAAGCGTTTGGTGACAATTTCTACCTCTGATGGAAGATGGCATGGGGAATGGAAGTGTGACTACATTTTCTCTCTTGGAGATCTTCAACTTGAAGAATTAGCTGAAGATGGCCATAAAGATACTCAAGTTTCCATTAGTCTTTGTATTCACAAG CACACAGGTTTTGGGCTCTCAGTGGATGGAAGAGTTATCACATCTTTCACTAGAAAATGTAGCAACTGCTCTTCCCCATACTGCAGAGAG ATTGATGCAAGCTTTAAAGTTTGGGTTTTACCATCAAGCAGAGAAAAAGGATCAGCTACGGATGAGCTTCCAGTGCTTGGTTGGGATGATCCATCT GTTATCTATGTGAAACCAGGATTTGAAGCTGACCTTGATTCTTTAATACAAGATACCATAAGCCTTGCTGCCGCTGTTAAA GAGACTTgttcaaaatcatgtgaaaaatCTGAACCTAAATTGCAGC CTTTGGGCAAACAGAATGCTGCTTCAATTGATAGGAGGTGGTCCAGATTGTTGGAGCTCAAGAAGGTAACTTCAATGAAATCTCAATAA